ataattataattatacaataatataatataatataatataatataatataatataatttattcatatattttaccaAGCAAAttctagatagatagagagatagatagagagatagaatattttgaatgtatttatatttacacattttattcataCATTATTTTACCGAGCAAATTCATTAAGTGTtgctatatatgtatttatttaatattttttaattataaaataatttattagatataaaataaataataaaataatatgcattttataattgttaattattatccaataatatttctaatataaaatTCAGCATTTTTTGTATTGAGCAAATTCattgtatttcaatgtatttCAATGTATATCTTTGACAGTTACAGTTATATTACAgttatattttcatgaaaacattattttctcaAGCAAATTCATTAAGTGTGAATAAGTATTTGGCAGGAAGGCGTGAAATCAGCGATAACATTTCTGTAACGCAGGACCGGTTTAATAAAGCAGTTTTACAGCGCTTCATGAATGTGGCACAGATATCGCTGTGCTCGATTAAGCTTGTTTCAGTGTGGTAATACATGCAGAGCCAGTGACATTTCAAAAGGATATATAAAACTGTGCATGCTAAAACAGAAAACTCATTCTAATGCATTTATAACACCCTCCTGACTCTCTCTCCAGCCGGGCCGTCATAAATCCAGAGCCCTGCGGGACGCCACAGAGGTCCCAGGTGAGCGGAGAGGTCAAAGAGGGTCAAGGAGGCGAGCTCAGGCCTGACGCTCTCATTTACTACAGCACAATATCTTCAGCACAAACACTGACTGTTTGTCTCTTTAGCGACTGAATTCAGTCGGAGCTTTCAGAGCGCTAGAAATCACTGCTGTCCAGCATTCAGAGGAAATGTGTAATACCTCCTCTCTTAGTGTTTCAGTGAAAATACCTAACATTaacattcatcaaaaaaacataatatttatgcatataatatcatattatgaatatgaaataataatatattatacaatatattataatgaaaCATGGCactctgtaaaatattaatttgtctatttttcaatctatatattattttaccatAAAAATTCTTTaagaattctaaaataaaatgtatattaattcatatgcttatttattcaatagttagtacatttatttattgatctatttacattaaaattcaggtagaattcataatattattttatatttatatattatgtttttaaataaccaatattgaataaatgtgtgtgtgtgtatatatatatatgtactaatttatttctatttatttacaatccatcataaatatattttgaagaattccaAAATTAATTTGTCTCTTTATCTTTGGTATTTAATTcgatattttatttacatttttatttgttaaaaattatatgtgtgcgtgcatgtacatacatacatacatacatacacacacacacacacacacacacacacacacacacacacacacacacataaataaataaataaatatatatatatatatatatagtttattacataatttgcaaaatataacatataattatataatttatccaTATATTTCAAGCATATATATAACTGAACTTATTGAAAGCATACATCTCACGTTGCATTACACTGAAAGCATTTCCAGAACCTGCACATAATGACGTGCCTCCTGTTTTTTGCATGCCAACATTTTCTGCCTCATGATCTTGTAACTGAGCACAAATTGCTGGTAATGCGCAGGCAGTGTCATGTTCACAAACCTGATCGCCGCAGGGGAAGCTCATGGAAAACCAGGCATGAAAAATGCTAATTAGCAATGTTAGCAGTATAGCTGGTGATTTGTGAACAACACCTGACAAGTATCGAATGTCTCTCAATGAAGCGCCTCATTAAGCTGCAGTCGGATGAGAAGGAACATCATGTGTGACctgtttttatatgtgtgtgaccTTCAGTGTGTGTTGAATCCACATACTTTAGTTTGAAGTCAGAGTCGCGTGTCCCTGTGCTCTCATTAGCCTTCACGTCTGCTCACCTCCATCACCAAAGAACAGGGAATTTAATGAGATCTGACTCACAGAAGAGACCTTCACCTTTCCTCATGCCGCTCAAAACTCGTTTTTATGTCTTTGAACAATGCATGTATTGGTTTTAAGATCTAAAGCCTAGCTTTAGATCTTAAAgttcttttttctgatttttttttttttaaattgctttattcttttaaaatgatgtcatttgtTGTCCTGTTTTATTATCTGAAGCAataatctttattatatatatattttttaaatgtacaaatacttTTTGGGCCTACCTTGTTGTACAGTATTATAAGTGGACACCTTTAGTGATCatacactaaaataatacttaatattcCTCAATATAAAGGCCTGtatggtaaaaaatatatattttacaaattatctataaaaaatgaacccaaaatatatcactgataaaatgtatttatgatatatttaaaatatatgattttacaaaacaaatgtataaaaatgtatagattttattaggcccattatatttatatattttttaaattgtactcaGAATATATTGgtgataaaatgtatttatggaaaatgtaaaatatattatttaactatatatatatatatatatatatatatatatatatatatatatatatatatatatgataatcaAGTGAGATTAAAATTGTTAGTCTCTGTCGCCATCTAGTGGCTGAATCTGGGATGTAAAACAGTGGAACTACTTTTGAGAAATGGTTCATCTGTGCTCTTgagtttacattattttttcataataaaagacactttataattcacatttaaacatttatttccatatttttgcATATACATAACAGAAAGAGGCAGAGATCCTTCAAATGAAATTTATGTTTAAAGCAAGATATATTCTGTGACTCTCCCATTCATTATAGAGCTATGAATTCAAGCGCAATGAGTGCAGCAATGTTGAGAAGTAGTGCAAGTATTCTTATACTGGTAGTCTGatctttatagttatttgtaCAGGAAAGAGTCTGACATAATAAACTCAAACACTGTAGCAGACCCAGTAAAGCAGGAACCTCCCGTTTGATTCTCAGCTCATCAGAGCATCTATTAATGACCAGGTTTGAGCTCCGTTCTCTGTTCATCCATTCTTCCGCCCTGGACCTTCAGCAACAAAGAAAAGAAATCTTCATCGTCCATCGGTCCTGGAGCTGCACTGCGCTGCTCCTCCAGCCGCCCCTGGGCctggcaaaataaaaataaacacattaataataataataatacatttttaaataataattacataataaatataatgataataacattTTACCAAACCAACATtacataacagaaaataaagtactaaactaattgattaaaaaaaaaaaaaagaaaaatattttttttaaatattataaataataataattagtaagaGTAAGAGTaagagtagtagtagtagtaaaaagttaatacaataataatcattttagaaatcaaaaacattaaccgATATGACATCACTGACcataaattatgataataatcatgaacattttgaaattattaatgttaaaattattattattgtaataataatacattttaatataatgatatataattataattattttagaaatcaAAAACATATGCCTTTACCAATTTGACATTACTGACAggaaattattatattgattacaaacgttttgtgatttaaaaaataatattttttataatataataaattctacattattattagtagtagtagtaaaagttaacacaataataataacaataattttagaaataaaaaaatagcctttACCAATTTGACATTACTGAcaataaattatgatattaatcataaacatgatgcaattaataataataataatttgacaaattaaacattttaaatttaaaaacatttactgatttGACATTACTGACCAGAGTATTATTTATGGTCTTTTTGTACCTTTTGACAACCAGGGTTTTTAatggcaataaataaaaacaaataaacaaagaaacaaattaatgaacttattaaaaacaaacaaacagttatttattttttggggaaaaaaataaattctagaaTCATGTTTACTATTTTTCTCACACAGTTTAGCTGTGTTTTTGCACATATACAGCTGCCTATGTAATATATTTGGAATGGGGTTCCTCAGAAGAGGATCATCATATTTGGGGCCCTTGTCAGCAACACAAAGACAAACATGCCAGTTACAGACTAGGTCATCTGTGTCTATTCCAGCAGTGTTGAGCAGCATCTCATTCTCAGCAGCGCTCACTTGTGAGTTGACGATCATGTTGTAGAAGTCCTCTTTTGGTGTTTGAGGTGGGACGGTCCGGGTGACCTCTGGGAGCTTCCAGCTGCTCTTCCTCTGTTTGGCTTTGGGCAGAGGAGGTGGGGGGGCAGAGGGAGCGTTCTGGAGCTCTGCTCGCTGGTCATCCAGTCGACGACCCTGAGAGGTCGCCAACAAATCGAAGAACTCCTCCTTCTGCAGGGACGTCATGGAGGAGAACACCACTGTATGGAAAGACACGGTTCATGAGAGTTATTGTCTGTGATTATGGCGAGGAAATGCATTCAGATTGTGTCTCCTCACCTCTCTGGCTTTGGCGAGGTGTGCTGGGCTCTGAGTAACATCTCCTGCGGTGCTCCAGACGGAACGAGCAGCGCTGGTCATTGAGCCGCCGGCCCTCTTGTAACGCAAACAACAGCTCACACAAAGCGTCTGGGAAATCTGGAGATATCCTGTGAACCTGAGcacatcatcaacatcatcatcatcatatcaaATCCTTTCACccaattctgtcaccatttatccaccctcatgttgttccaaacctgtatgagtttctgtcttctgcacaaaagaagatattctgaagaacgttgatggtagccattgacttccatagtattttttgtgaatgtatttgaaatgtattttctttcatgatcaacagaagaaagaagctcatacaggtttgaaatgacatgaggatgaat
This genomic stretch from Cyprinus carpio isolate SPL01 chromosome B16, ASM1834038v1, whole genome shotgun sequence harbors:
- the LOC109102352 gene encoding G-protein-signaling modulator 1-like isoform X2, producing the protein MNCSEVKVETSVDKQLEPLLILEEGDETSDVINNIERGRTVLRVRTTDENTNDDIREATEGSSHDHNNVQVGKGESEAMQAEIDEERNVTLESQQEEKVKDHAGRENIVKMDKGSSDGTVAGSEKMLQAETQDKPSTQGEVKLRPRDRLSPDDAKLTVHRISPDFPDALCELLFALQEGRRLNDQRCSFRLEHRRRCYSEPSTPRQSQRVVFSSMTSLQKEEFFDLLATSQGRRLDDQRAELQNAPSAPPPPLPKAKQRKSSWKLPEVTRTVPPQTPKEDFYNMIVNSQAQGRLEEQRSAAPGPMDDEDFFSLLLKVQGGRMDEQRTELKPGH